From the genome of Vibrio spartinae:
GAAATTGCTATGCTGAGTGAATCGGATAGTAAAGGACACGAGATGATTCACTTATATTTGCTGCGACACGGGAAAACCGAAGGCAAACCGGCGCTGAATGGACATACGGATGTCGGTGTCGATGAAGTGACCCAACAAACGATGGCGCGTGATTTACTGACCAATTATCAGTTTCAGACGATCTATGCCTCGCCTTTAACCCGGTGTCGCTATCTGGCGGAACAATTAACTGCATTGAATCCGGCGCTGCATTCAACCGTCGATGAACGGTTCAAAGAGCAGAATTTTGGTCGGTTTGACGGGGTGCCGTTTGATGCGTTGCAAGGGGCGTGGGAAACCTTAGAAAAGTTTTGGGCAGATCCGGCGCATGAGACATTACCGGAGGCTGAGCCGCTGGCTCAGGGCGTGGCGCGAGTGACGGCAGCGTGGGAAGCCCTGATCGAGCAATGCCAGCATGATACCTTGATCATTACGCATGGCGGTCCGATTCGTTTCATACTGGCACATGTGCTTGGGCTGGACTGGCAGAACCCACGCTGGTACACCGGACTGGCGATTGCGAATCAGAGTGTCACACATATTACCCTCAACCGCTATCAGGGGCAGGCTTATCTGACCGTTAACAGTATTGCTTGCCCGTTATAGTTTCTGCAACCTGAGTGTTGACGCTCAGGTTGTTCTGATTCAGTGCTGACCTTGTTCTCTCTCCTCATGTCATCTCTGATGCCACTAATTCGCTGATATGGCGACAAGTCGCCTGAAACGAGAGGGTGGTTTGTTTTTCCACAACACCGCCAATGACAATTAATGCGGGGGATTTGATTTGTGCTGCTTCTACACGCCGCGCAATATTGGCGACGGTGCCGACTTGCTGATTGTCCCGGCTGGCATAACGGACGACCGCCGCCGGGGTACTGACCGGTTTACCGCCCGCGATTAACTGCTGACAGATATGTTTGATTTGGCTCATGCCCATGAGAATTACCAGCGTCCCGTCCAGTCTGGAAAACTGTGTCCAATCGAGCGGATCTTTACCCTGTTGCAAATGGCCGGTGACTACATGAAAAGAAGACGCACAATCACGATGCGTGACCGGAATACCTGCATAGGCGAGTCCGCCAATCGCTGAACTGATACCGGGAATCACTTCAAACGCAATATCGAATGCTGCCAGTGCTTCGGCTTCTTCGCCGCCGCGGCCGAATACATAAGGATCGCCACCTTTCAAACGCACCACATTGTGTCCCTGCAACGCAAACTGAATCAGGCAATCGTTGATATCATCCTGAGGAATGGGATGATAATTGGGCAATTTGCCGACATTGACCATTTTGCAGTGGGATGGTGCTTCCTGCAAAATCTCATCACTGACCAGACGGTCATAGACGATCACTTCGGCCTGACGAATGCAGTAAAGTGCTTTCACGGTCAGTAATGTCGGATCGCCCGGCCCGGCGCCCACTAACCATACTTTGCCTTTCATCGTTTTATCCCCATGACATGTTGTGTTTGATTCATTGGTCGGTGTGACCATTGCGCTTATTGGGTTTTCCGTTCATTGGACTTTCCATTTATTGAACTATGGCTGCCAGAAAATATCGTTGATCTAGGAAGGGGTTTATATGCCGCCAATCAATATTTTTTTGGCAAGGTGATGTTCCTCTGCTCTGTCTGCACCCACTGTGCTCTGACGGCAATCACTCTAATCTGACTGGCTCGGGATTTACGGTACTATCTCTTTATTTTCGGCATGCGGAAAAGATATCTTTTGCCGGTCGATAAAGATGGGTTGAAACATTGAGAGCACCAAGCAGCGAATCAAACAGATTGTCTTGTGACACATGCACCGTTGCGGCTTGTTTTTTCAGGCAGGATTCATCGATATGCTGCGCGGTTTGATATCCATCAGACAACCACACCATCAAAGGTACATGTTTCTGTTCCATCGGTGCGATAGTGTAGGGTAAACCATGCAGATAGATGCCATTCTCACCCAAAGATTCACCATGATCAGAGAGATAGATCAGCGCGGTATTATAACGGTCAGAGAGTCGCTTTAACCGGCTGATCGTCTGAGCAACGACGGAATCGGTATAGCGAATCGTGTTATCGTAAGTATTGACGAGCTGCTCATGCGTACAGTTTTCAATGTCATCCCGCTGACAATCTGGCTGAAAGTGAGCAAATTCTTGCGGATAACGCTGAAAATAAGCCGGACCATGGCTTCCCATTAAATGGAGTACGACCAGGCGATTGCCCTGTAATGCATTAACATCCTGCTCGAAATTATGGAGCAAGGCCATATCTTTACATCCTTCGAGATTGCATAAGGGATTGCGAGAATTACGCTTTAATTCCTGATATTTAACATGTTTTGGAATCCCTTCGCTGGCACCATCATTCTCTTTCCAGAAGATATCGATCCCCGCTCTTTGTAAGACGTCGATCAGGTTGTCCTGATGATAGGCGCGTTGCTCGTTGTAATTTTTTCTGTCGAGGCGAGAAAACATGCAGGGAACAGAGACGGCTGTGGCTGTGCCACAAGAAGCGACATGTTGATAAGAGATGACCCCTTGCACATCGGTGAATGGTGTCGTGGGTCTTGGGTAGCCATTTGCATGATAATTGTATGTTCTGGCGGTTTCACCCAGGATGAATACTACCAATGACGGTTTTTGGCCGGGGACGACTGCCGTCTGTTTTGCATCCAGTCCAATTTGGACATAAGGTAGCGGGGTATAAAAATATGTCTGATGAATATATTCCGCAATACCATTGACATAATATGTCGGAATAATCATCCGCTTGATATAACCGTTATTTCGTCCGACCGAAACATAATCTTGATAATATGCTGAAGCAATCAGGCTAATCCCCAATCCAGAAATTAAAATAACCCCCAATTTTTTCATGAATAAAGCGAGGAATCTTTCCTGTTTTATAGGGGTTAAGATTAACAATAGGGTTGGTAAGACGCCCAGACCGAGAAACCAGAGCACCGACCGGAGACTGAGATAAGAAGAGGCCTCACCAACGTTAGTCTCAATCAGGTTTTCTATCATCTCAGCATTGAATATCGTGCCATAGTTGTAGGTGGCATAACTGACAAGACTCGACGTTAGCAGCAGGATAGCAAAGAATATTTTCGTTATTTTTGGCCATGAAAATAAACTAAAAATAATGGTTAAAGCAAAAGTAAAAAAGAATGGAATGGAGATAATGAACCCAGTATCTACTGCATCCAATTGATTAAAAATCTCATGCAGTGATTTATATACCGGCAAATTTAAAATAATCGCAAAATAAATAGCAATGATGATTGTGATTACATGATAAGATAATTTTAATTGTTTGATCGTATTTATTATTTTCATTTTTTCATGGCTTGTTAGTCAGAGTATTACTGAGAGCATATCTACAGCATTGATTGGTCCGGGTTCAATTACTTATGATTCAATTCCATATGAAAAGTTGCGTAACGTTATAGTTAAAGGTGTGATCTAGTCAACAAAAAATCCATATAATTGAGATTGGTACTCAATTTAGTTCGTATTGATATTACTCAACTATGTGATTTCCAATAGGTGAGGGTTATCACAAGATTATTGGTTATTCAGTAGGTAAATCATAATGGTACAAAGTCGTGGGGTAGGGGATGGCTGAAGGAGAGGTCAGTTTAAAGACGTGAGTAAAATAACTGTGACACCGATGCATGAGACTTTGCATCATGCATCAGCGTTGTCCAACTTGACACTGTTACTTTACTTTACTTGCGAGTTGCGCTGTTTTATTCAACCAAGCTTCCCGATGACTGTGACTTGCATTCATCATTGGGCCAAAATACGTCGAAGAGGTATTTTTTATGCCACAAAAGTCTAGAATGGCGTGCTTCAACTGTTTGTATATTGGGTTGCCATAGAGAAGTTTGTACCAGAAAAGTGGCGTATCAAGGGTGATGATTAGCTCAGATGTTCGCCCTTTTAATAGCTTTTGGGGAATGGATTTACCCTCTACGTATTTGAATGAGAAACTGGGTAAAAAGGTTCTATCAATCGCGCCTTTGAATTTTGCTGGTATTGTTCCCCACCAAACCGGGCTAATAATGACAATATGTTCTGCCCATTGAATCTTTTTTTGGAACTCTAATAAATCAGGCTCTAAGGTTGCTATTTCATCATACCCTTCGTTTAAACTGATTTCGAAATTGAGATCGCCAATGTGGATTTGTTCAACGTCATGTTTATCTGCCACAACAGATGTATATTTTTCAGCTAAAGATTTACAAAAACTACTAGATTTGGGATTAGCATTGATGACTAGAATTTTTTTCATCATCTGATCGCTCCGTATTGTATCGAGATGAGTAGTTTAAACTCTAACCTAAAGGTCAGAGTCAACCCCTAGAATACACCGGTCAATCGAAACGCGATAATCTGCAATCCGCTGTTTTTGTATTTCTAATGTTTTTATTTTTTCTTCGACGATTTTTAGCTGTTGTGCTAGAAAATCGCTCACTAACGCCCAGTCTAGATCTTCTTGATCACTTTTTAAGCTGACCAGATCGGAGAGCTGAATCCCAAGTGTCTGCGCTTCTTTGATAATCTTGATCAGACTGATGTGTTGTTGATTGTAAACACGATATTTGCCTGATCGGGAAACATTCAATAATCCGAGAGATTCATACAGTCTGATTGCCCGTTGAGTCGCGCCAGATCGTTTTGATGCTTCATTGATGAACACCGCTATCTCCTTGTTCTTTAACGTCTTACTATGTATAGAGATTGTTGCATATGATGTTAAAAAAACAAGTCAATCATTGCTAAAATTCGCTGAGGCGCAAATGTCTTATGCAATGCTGTTGTTATCTTTAAAATGAACGACTGATAATTTACTAAAGGAAAATAAGGGATTTGGAAAGAGGGGGAACTAGGTTTGAATATTAAATATGATATGAATCTGAGAGATATGAATGGCATCAGCGGATGCTGATGCCATATCAAGTATTACATTACAGTGACTTGCGCTGCTTGTAATCCTTTTTGACCTTGTTCAACAACGAACGATACTTTTTGGCCTTCGTTCAGAGTTTTGAAACCTGTTGAAACGATTGATTGGAAATGAACGAATACGTCATCACCGCCGTTATCTGGAGAAATAAAACCAAAGCCTTTCGTTTCGTTGAACCATTTAACTGAACCAGTTGTTTTATTAGACATAGATACCTCTATATTTTGATAATTTAATATTAAGTGTTGTTAGCTAATAAGCGCTATTATCTAATTTAGAGATATATATTTTATCGTAGGTACGCAAACGAAAAAATCGATGTAGAACCGAGAGAAATTTGATCTTAAAGTAAATAAATAGCTCTTTTCTTAAGAGCTGATGGACAGTATACCGATAAATTTGATAAAGGCTAGCTTTTTCTTGTTTTATTTTTTGATGGCTATTAAAGGCGAACAGTCTCCCCAAGTATTTAAAAATAAGATGTTGATATGAATCCTATTTTATTACAATTTGTGGCTTGTGGCTTGTGGCTTGTGGCTTGTGGCTTGTGGCTTGTGGCTTGTGGCTTGTGGCTTGTGGCTTGTGGCTTGTGGCTTGTGTCGTTCGGTCAGTCCAAGAGAAAATTTGGGTGCGATTGGAAAAAACAGAAAATCACTATCTATTTATTGGAATGTGTGTATAGTGACCGCAGCTCCTAAACGTGAGCTATTAATGAAACATATAGTCCAAGTATCTTCTTAGTTTTCTTTCGAGTCATTTCGTTATACAACGCCTGTAGCAACTTATTCTTTATCTTCCATTAAATAGCTTCATTTCCATCTGTTTAGGTGAATGATGAATCCTGGAAATGTCAGTTTTTGGATGTAGCCGTCACAAAAATAACTGGCCATATTGTGAGTTAGAGTTTTAGATAATAATGAATATTGGTGCTGAAATGTATAAATTGCGCACTCAATTTATCTAAGTGTCGATAGTTTTGATAAAAATAAAGTAACTCTAAATTTAATATTTACTCATGACTTTTACGAAATTTGTTTAGAAAGGAACAAGAATGAGAAAGAAACGCGATAAATCTCCCAAAAAGCATAAAAAAAGTGGTTATGAAGCCAAATTCGAACTGATGGTGAAAGAATACCATAGTGCCCAAGAGATTCTGAATGGTATGTCTGAGGATTCTGCTGATTATAGTAAGCAGAAAAAACACTGTGAATCTCTCTTTGCCAGCGCTGAGCGCTTCTTTAAGCAGCATCAATAATCCGATAAGCATCCACTGAACTGACTTTTGTCATAATGGTGTGTCGGTATCCTCACTTCCACATCATTTTGCTTCATTCTTGTTTTACTTGACGCTGTATTATAAGCCTCCGGTTAAATCTAAATAATTGCCTGTAGAGAATGATGATTTTTCAGAAGCTAACCAATAAATTGCCTCGGCAACCTCTTCGGGTAAACCGCCTCTTTGCAGAGGAATGACGCTTTTTAGTCTTTCAATGCGCTCCGGTTCACCACCGTCAGCGTGCATGTCTGTGTAAATAAAACCGGGACGAACACAGTTGACCCTGATCCCTTCCGCTGCAACCTCTAACGACAACCCTTTAGTTAAGGTGTCGATGGCTCCTTTTGATGCTGCATAATCGACATACTCATGTGGTGCTCCCGAACGAGCAGCACCTGATGACACATTGACAATCACACCACCTTGTCCTCCGTGCCGAGTTGACATGCGTTTGATGGCTTCCCGGCAGCACAAAAAGTAACTTGTAACATTATTGGTCAGAATGGTATTGATTCTGTCGGCGTTCATGTCCTCTAAGCGCATCTGAGGTTTTAATATGCCGGCATTATTGACCAGCACTGATACCGCACCTAATTGTTGATCCACTGTTTCAAACAAGCGCAGTACATCATCTTCGAGAGAAACATCTGCTTGTACCGTGATACAACGTCCCCCTTGCGTCGTAATTTCCTGTGCCAGATCATTCGCAGATGCAAAATTAGATTTATAGTTAATACAGACGGCATGGCCATGGTGCGCAAAAATCTTTGCGGTTGCGGCTCCGATTCCTCGTCCTCCGCCGGTAATGATCGCGACCTTTTGATGGTTCATTTTTTATCCTTTTCCATTCTCAATGTGAAACGCTTATCTCGTTCACTGAATGCATTTGTCGGCTGATCTAAGCATGCTTCAGTGATGAGCGTTAGGGGGATCTCTGGGTTAATTTTGAGGTTGTGACAAAAATTGTTTCAGAATTTTTCCAACCAATTCGGGGGATTCTTGATGGGCAGCATGCGCTGTCATAGGAATATTGGCAAACGCAGCCTCTGCAATTTTGGACTTTAATGAAACGGCCTCATCCAGTGAAAATAAGAAATCATTGTCACCACGCATGATCAATGTCGGGCAACGGATTCGTTCAACTTGCTCAAGTGGATAGCCGGACGCCGTTGTATCAAGCCATACGGCTTTGACTGCATCGACGAGTTTCGGAAAATTGGGCTTCGGATTCGAGGCATGATAATCCGCGACGTCGTCAGCGAATCTTGCTGCCCAAAAATCTGCGGTCAGCCCTTTGAATATACCAATGGACGGATCGTTTGCTTCTAACCGCCAATGAGCTCCTAACGTCATCAGACGAGTAACTTGTTCCGGTGCCTGTGCTGCTAATCGATATCCGACAATCCCACCGTCACTAAAACCAAAAATTGAATAACGCTCAACACCGAGATGATTGAGGACGTCTTGGACATCTTGTTGATATTGTAAGTAACTGAGAGGCAGATCTCCGAGCAGAGACTTGCCATGTCCCCGAAAATCGATGCTGATCAACCGATAATCTTGAGCAACATATTCGTGAATCGGTAACAGATCGTGCTGGGAGCCAAGCCCACCATGTAACATCACCAGTGGTTCCCCATTCGGGTTCCCCGAGAGTTCGTAGTAGAGGGCAGCCCCATTGATTTCGATATAACTACATTGATGACTGGTCATTTTATTCCCTTTATGACTTGCAACTGTTGTGTGAAACACGCTGAAAAACGCTGAAAAACGCAATAAATCATCTCCCAATCAGTGTTTGTAGACCACTGAGTCAATGTTTATTTCGTTAATGCCGATTCAACGGGGAATTAGCAAAGTTAACGCTGATTTCAGTCGCGTGGCACTTCATTTATAACAGAAATTAAAACATCACCACAAATAAGTGTCGGCAGTTAATCTGGGGTGTCTATCTGTCCGGTGATAACACTGTCCGTCAATAAAACATCCGTCAATAAAACGTCCGGCGATAAAAAAGCGCATGGAGAATTCATCCATGCGCTTTCATTGTTGATTTAGATATCGAATAATCGATATCTAACCAAGTCTTATTATCTCAGACTCAGTGTAATGCCAGAGTATGCTGTGTAGCCATTCAACATCACGTGGTAGGTTGTACCGTTGCGAGAGTTGATCGCACATGACTCATTGCTACCGCTTTTATACGGACGGCAATCATATGAGCTTGTACTTGGGCGACTGCCGGCTTTCACATAGAGATCCGCATCACCGCTACCACCAGAGATTTGGACAGTCATGTTTGAACCATCACCTTTAAAGGAATAGTAAGTCTGTGAGCTACGATTACCAGATAAAGTGACAGACTGACCTTTTTTCAGTACGCCACCTGTTGGTGGGGTAGCGCTACATGAAGCACTGACACCAACAGTGTTGAATGCGCTAGAGACATCAGACGTTGAATAGCCTAAATCGCTTGCTGCTTTAGTGACACCACAAGCTGCTTGGTCAAAGTTCGAGGTTGGTGTCCAGTACAGTTGGTTTGCAACAGCAAAGACTTCGAAGCCTTTACGAGCGTTCCAGCCTGATTTGTTGGCTAACAGGTAGTAGGCACGGTTGAAAACACCACTCGAGTAGTGGACGTTCAGACCGTTATAGTACTCAGAAGCGTTGTCGATTGAGCGGCCATCGCGGGAAGGTCGATCAAAATAGCGCAGTGCACCAGAACCTTTAGTAATGGCTGCACCGATTTTCCAGTCAACGCTGCCTTTCATAAAGTATTCAGCTGCTTCTCCGGCAATATCAGAGAACGCTTCGTTAATACCGCCAGGCATACCTTCATAAACGAGACCGGAGTTCTGTTCAGTAAAGCCATGACTGACTTCGTGAGCACTGACGTTCAGGTCAACCAGCGGATAGAACTGTGTGGCGCCGTCACCAAAAGTCATACTGGAGCCATTCCAGAATGCGTTTTCATAGTTTGTGTCATAGTGAACGCGCATGGTGAGCTGGAAATTCAGCGGTGCAGTGTTCAGCCAATCCTGATACATATCGAAAACAACTTTGCCGAAGTAGTGTGCATCGTTCAATGGTGAGTATGCACCGTTGATCGCTTTATAATCGTTGTAGTTCGATGATGTTGTACATCTGTAGCTGTAAGGGGTGCTACCAGACTTCCGGCCCTTGAGGTCTACTGTCTTCACAACACTGTTATTCATGGTACAGGTTGAGCCGGATTTGCTGATGATAAACCCAGGGAAATCTGACCCGTAGTTATATTGACCTGTTTTGCGGTTCCCGCCAGGGCCGGTGCCTCGTGCTTCAGCATGATTCAGGCCTTCCCAAGTCTTGATGACATCACCGTTGGTTGCATCGATGAAGAAGAATGGGCGGGCAGGTTGGTCATCAGCAACGAAGAAGTCAACTTGATAGACAAGTTGTGCATGATTGTTTTCATCAAGCCGTACCAGCAGTTCAGCTTTTTCATTTTCAATTTCAGCGGCGTCAATACTGACCGTTTGTTGTTGATAATAAGATTTAGCAATTGAGATCGCTTCTTTGAGTTCAATCGCTGGTGATGCGACTGAAATATCATCTGCAATCCCTTCTGCAACGACGCCATAAACATCGGTCGCACCAGAGGCGACACCTTTGGTTAAGGTTGCGGCAACCGAAGTATCATAGACAGGGACACCCATGTAAGTCTGTTGATAGCGGACTTTCACTTTACCATTTGGTAATGTGATTTGTTTGACTTCTTTAAACCCTGTTTCCAGAGGTGCAATGCTGTGAGCTTGGGTCTTTAGAACCTGATCAAGATGTGAGCTATCTTGCATGGTGACCATTTCTGCAGCGGATACTGGCAATGCAGCGGTCAGACCCGCAGCGAATATCCAATGAATGTGACGTTGTATTTTATTCATTTCTCAATCCTAGAGATTTGTTCTTAATTAATTAATTTCTGAAATATCAGTAATTAACCCTATTGCAATCGCTAGTGCGATAAAATGCATAATAACAATGCTGAATATTTCTAAATTCGTCTAGTCTTTAAAGCAAAAAAAAACAAAAAAAAATTTGTCTATGTTTATAAAAATTTACATATTGTCAGATGTAATCGATTGAATTTTTGAATAGGTAAACGTGAGATTTTTCTTGAGGTTAGGCTGTACAAGGTGTTTGAGTTAATTAATAGTTTTGTGACAATTTATGAGAACATAAATATATCAATAGTGGAAATCCTACTTTATTCGTTCTTTTATCTATAAATGTATTATTTATATTTCTATCACAAAAGAATCCGGTGGATTAATAATCATCATCCTTTGAAAATACTATAGACGATTTTTTTACCAATGAAATTAAATTTTGCTTAACTGATTGTAATAATTGGATAATGTTACGATATGTGGTTAATTGTGTATTTTTTGTGTCAATTTTGACGGGGTTATTTTGTGGTGAATATGGCGGAGTATCTGAGTAGGCGCGGTATGTGGGTTCGTACGTGTCAGATGAAGAACCATACTCACAAACCGTAGAATGTGAGTATGGTTGCGTGTCAAAACTTGATGAGTATGGATGTCGGGTCGGGTTGCTGCATTGGCTATGTTATCAACGTCTATGTTATCAACTTGCCGGATAAAGGTGACACGCAATCCAGTGCTCGTCTTGTGTTTGTGTCAGTGTCGGAGCCTCACGGGAGCATCGTTTAGTGGCGTACTTACAGCGAGGATGAAATGTACAGCCACTGGGGGGATTCAGGGGGGAGGGGATATCACCGATGAGTGGTACATGCTCGGTATTGTGGGTTGGATCCGGCACGGGAATCGCAGCTAACAACGCTTGCGTATAAGGGTGTTTGGGCTGACGATAGAGCACTTCCGCTGGTGCCCTTTCTACAATTTTACCCAAATACATCACCCCGACCTCATCACAGGTGTGCTGTACAACGGCCAGATCATGGGCAATGAACAGAAACGAAATTCCCCGGGTTTCCTGAAGTTCAGCGATCAAGTTGAGGACTTGCGCTTGAACGGAGACATCCAATGCAGAAACCGGCTCATCAGCGATAATCAATTTGGGTTCTAAAACGAGGGCGCGGGCAATACCGACACGTTGTCGTTGTCCACCGGAAAATTCATGTGGATAACGATTGAGTGCCTGAGGACGGAGCCCGACAGTATGCATCACTTCGGCAATCTTCTCCTCGCGCTGTGCGACCGTGCCAATGTTATGAATATCCAGCGGTTCGCGCAGAATATCATGGATGGTCATCCGCGGGCTCAGAGAAGCAAATGGATCTTGAAAAATCATCTGCATCTCTCTACGCATGGCTTTGAGTTCGCGGGCATTCATTCGGGTAATATCTTGTCCCGAGATAGTGACGGCTCCGGCTGAGGGTTCAATGAGGCGCAGGATACAGCGTCCCAGAGTTGATTTACCGCATCCGGATTCCCCGACCAACCCGAGGGTCTTCCCCTGATGAATTTTAAAACTCACATCATCGACAGCTTTACAGACGGATCGAGCGCGTTTGAATAACGATTTACCGGCATAGAAATGCTTTTCTAAGCCTTTGACTTCTAATAATACATCACTCATCTGGATGCCTCTGCGATGTGAAAACATGCCGCTTGGTGTTCTGGCGGTCCGGTCAGGATCGGTGTATTTTGGCGACATGTCTGAGTGACACGATGACAGCGGTCAGCGAAACGACACCCTGTCGGTAGATGAAATAAATCAGGAACCATGCCTTCAATGGTTGGCAGACGAGCAACTTTCTGTTGTCGAACGACGGGGATCGATTGGAGTAATCCTTGGGTATATGGGTGCTTCGGGTGACTGAAAATCGCTTCAACCGGCCCCTGCTCCACCACTTCGCCACAGTACATGACTACGACGCGCTGACAAGATTCAGCCACGACACCCAAATCATGTGTGACCAACACCACAGCCATGTTCAATGATTGTTTTAACTGTTTGATTTCATACATCACCTGCGCCTGAATGGTCACATCGAGCGCCGTGGTCGGCTCATCGGCTAATAACAGGGCGGGGCGACAGGAGAGCGCCATGGCGATCATCACGCGCTGACGCATGCCACCGGAGAGTTGATGCGGGTATTCCCGGATACGTTTTTCTGGTGACGGAATCCCAACCATACGGAGCATTTCAGTTGCCCGAATGGCGGCCTGTTTGCGTGAAATCCGCTGGTGGTTACGGATCACATCCACCATTTGCGTTTCGATTCTCAGTACCGGGTTCAGCGCTGTCATCGGTTCCTGAAAAATCATTGAGATGTCATTGCCGCGTAATTGACGGTAGGCTTTTTCATTCATACCGACCAGTTCTTGTCCCTGAAAGCAAATACTGCCGGAGGCAATTTTACCCGGCGGGCTTGGGATCAGCCCCATAATCGCCAATGAACTGACCGATTTTCCGCAGCCGGATTCACCGACAATCGCGACGCTTTCACCGGGCATCACCTCAAAACTGATCCCGTTGATTGCGCGGGCGATCCCTTTATCGGTCTGAAAATCGACGGTCAGCCCTTCCACTTTGAGCAATGGTTCTGTCGGCTTTGTCACGGTATGGTCTATTGCGTTCATGACACCTTCCTTGGATCTAACGCGTCCTGGAGCG
Proteins encoded in this window:
- a CDS encoding ABC transporter ATP-binding protein produces the protein MSDVLLEVKGLEKHFYAGKSLFKRARSVCKAVDDVSFKIHQGKTLGLVGESGCGKSTLGRCILRLIEPSAGAVTISGQDITRMNARELKAMRREMQMIFQDPFASLSPRMTIHDILREPLDIHNIGTVAQREEKIAEVMHTVGLRPQALNRYPHEFSGGQRQRVGIARALVLEPKLIIADEPVSALDVSVQAQVLNLIAELQETRGISFLFIAHDLAVVQHTCDEVGVMYLGKIVERAPAEVLYRQPKHPYTQALLAAIPVPDPTHNTEHVPLIGDIPSPLNPPSGCTFHPRCKYATKRCSREAPTLTQTQDEHWIACHLYPAS
- a CDS encoding ABC transporter ATP-binding protein, yielding MNAIDHTVTKPTEPLLKVEGLTVDFQTDKGIARAINGISFEVMPGESVAIVGESGCGKSVSSLAIMGLIPSPPGKIASGSICFQGQELVGMNEKAYRQLRGNDISMIFQEPMTALNPVLRIETQMVDVIRNHQRISRKQAAIRATEMLRMVGIPSPEKRIREYPHQLSGGMRQRVMIAMALSCRPALLLADEPTTALDVTIQAQVMYEIKQLKQSLNMAVVLVTHDLGVVAESCQRVVVMYCGEVVEQGPVEAIFSHPKHPYTQGLLQSIPVVRQQKVARLPTIEGMVPDLFHLPTGCRFADRCHRVTQTCRQNTPILTGPPEHQAACFHIAEASR